Within the Hevea brasiliensis isolate MT/VB/25A 57/8 chromosome 2, ASM3005281v1, whole genome shotgun sequence genome, the region AGAATTTGTCTAATTAATAAAAGATGAAAAATTTCCTTTCTTATCAATTAAGATTCAATTTTATTAAAGAGCACTTTAGGATTATTTATCTAAATAGACCAGATTGTTGTGGAGTATTACATCTTTAAGATTGTCtcaaaaaaattctaattttaatgtGCGAAAGCCAACTCAGGACCATTTCCTTACTATAACTCAACTCATAAAGTTAATTTAAATCActattttaaaacaatttaccTCTAACGCCAGCCTTCCAGACAGTGTTGGTATAGATGAGGCCAGAGACGATATTGTTGGAAACAGCAAAGGATAAGTTGAGGCGATAATGGGTTCCTTCCCTGAGAGTGAAGAGACTTCTCTTTGACTTGGCATTGGATGAAATTGGTAATACAATATCTGCCCTCCCCGGACATGAGATTGACAGCTTTATTATCTTTACTTCTGCTTCTTTGCTTTCTGCCCATTTCAACAACAATGATCGTTACCTTGCACATTAGATATCCAAAATTCTACCATATAATTTTGAGAGCAAAAAAATTTAGTgttttctcatttaaataaaaataaatattttaggaaatataaaaaatcaaatcataattagtaataaaaattcatatttataatTCATGATTTTCTAGACGATTTCAATAGAAATCACGTGACCAGTTAAATTcatattagttaacccaaatcgTTACACACTAACTTATTGTGCAGCGGatccaattattttcttttttaaaaaaaatagaaataatatTTGGGTTTTCAGGTTTTTGCAGTATATAATAGTTACTGAAAAGCTACGTTATACCTCCAACAGAAGCCAAGTCAATACTTCCAAGGAGCTGCTCTTTCCATCTTCTTAAGCTGTCATCATCCTTCACAGAAATCACGATTATATAGATGACGATTACAAAAGCACTAtgaaaataataatagtaataataataattattcttaattagtttaaaaaaaaatcatgccTTGTCTTTTTCAAGCTGCTTCTTGAAAGAAACTTGAGGACCAATATCCAGTTCTTTCAAACTCTTGATGACCTTGGAATCATtctcttcctcctcatcctcttcttcttcttcttcttcactacCAGTGGCCTCCACGTTGTTGATCTTGTTCTTCATCAGCTCTTCAATTTCCATTCCATTGTCGAATCCCATTTCTTTGGATGCTGACGAAGTCCCTACAGCAGCTGACATCTCCCTTTCTTCACACCTCGCCAAGAGAAAAATGAAGTCTCTTTTGGACTTGATTTTAGTTTGATCTTCAACTTCTGCTTATATTTAGAGGCAAAGGGATGCTTCGTAATCTTTCTGTTAGAGAGTTAATTAGCAGTATGGGAAGGTATAGAGTGGGGGTTGAGATGGGATCGTGACTTGTTTAATTTTGTTGGGTTTTGGAGGATGCAAGTGTGAATTGATGTTGACAAATGACGCAAGACCTGAAAGGCTAAGGCAGCTGGGGAATACAAAGGGATACATGGAtggcttaataaaaaaaaaattaaaattaaaattaaaattttcgcaaaattataatttaatttaatcattttaatttttaacaactcaactaagcatttatcccaagaatttggggtcggctatatgaattctctttctcaattctaaacgattttgggttaaatcctcaaaaattTGTAATGCTActagatcatgttgtactactcttttCCAAGTCAGTTTAAGTatatccctttttttctttctatcctctaacataatgtgttctacttgtctaattagagcctccgtatgtctacgcttcatatgatcaaaccacctcaatcttccttctctcaacttatcctaaattggcaccactcctacattttctctaatattctcattatggactttatctagtctagtatgaccactcatccaccttaacattctcatctccttaactcttatcttagacacatacgacttcttcagtgtccaacactcactaccatataacatgaccggtcgtatggctgtacgataaaattttcttttcaacttattgggaattttgcgatcatataaaactcccatagcacttctccacttcaaccatctggctttaatcctatgattaacattctcctcacatcccccatttacttgaaggattgagccgagatatttaaagtgattactttggggcagtaccactccatccaaactaactccttccctatcactagtttgaccttcattgaacttgcaatgcatgtattctgtttttgttctacttaacttaaaatcctttaaatctagagtacttctctaaagctccaactttctattgactctttctcgcttctcatctatcagaactatatcatctgcaaacatcatgcaccaagtgaaggaacggaagcgtgaaaaacacaagtttataccattgaattcaaaaattttcacctagggtcacatgcatcatgcaagatttatttttatctatttgatttcaatgataaacaacatattaaaactcttttaatatgtttttggatctgtatttgccatttaagattttaaaattaatcagattaattttagaaccctagattaaatcaagaacgattacactaacctcttgatacactgtagcgtgtctgcgcctttgagattcgttttcaggacaccagatgttgtccctctagcttgtccacaccaagaacacctatggcagcccttgaatagcttctaaagctttttctattaattagaaaatcaagttctgccttttaagagattaaagatgtaaacaggacactagaaacaatttctagtgttcttaattcaagagattgatggctaatctctttgaattgataag harbors:
- the LOC110640875 gene encoding rho GDP-dissociation inhibitor 1 isoform X2, whose translation is MSAAVGTSSASKEMGFDNGMEIEELMKNKINNVEATGSEEEEEEEDEEEENDSKVIKSLKELDIGPQVSFKKQLEKDKDDDSLRRWKEQLLGSIDLASVGESKEAEVKIIKLSISCPGRADIVLPISSNAKSKRSLFTLREGTHYRLNLSFAVSNNIVSGLIYTNTVWKAGVRVDHKKVMLGTFGPKQEPYTCGLEEETIPSGILARGSYSATTKCGGQ
- the LOC110640875 gene encoding rho GDP-dissociation inhibitor 1 isoform X1, producing the protein MSAAVGTSSASKEMGFDNGMEIEELMKNKINNVEATGSEEEEEEEDEEEENDSKVIKSLKELDIGPQVSFKKQLEKDKDDDSLRRWKEQLLGSIDLASVGESKEAEVKIIKLSISCPGRADIVLPISSNAKSKRSLFTLREGTHYRLNLSFAVSNNIVSGLIYTNTVWKAGVRVDHKKVMLGTFGPKQEPYTCGLEEETIPSGILARGSYSATTKIVDDDEKCNLNVSYCFEIKKKWPSPF